A region of Jaculus jaculus isolate mJacJac1 chromosome 16, mJacJac1.mat.Y.cur, whole genome shotgun sequence DNA encodes the following proteins:
- the LOC123455365 gene encoding uncharacterized protein LOC123455365: MATSKVKDTRSVLGANPQHLGENIVEDVAAATPEGERGRAPEQGRLHACARAGHCAPGDSALETARDLEPRCPGCRIRCRKWTERERPRHGQGGDRGGDLPLPWLGKCRPQGARCRTWTTWRPARRRRRQRKVGRGEGRHQWSPPDTLQTWTRPGRPSGSPGRFRSPSPREKGAVQEPGPQSRSGARRSSACRSAGRRRSRRRGSHATAPERAKRRDQKSGRGRGRSRHVGFSADSLLWTEGSSGLRSALPSCEIPFPAAWSQLAQADLDSLWGSQAALKLTMAVTLG, encoded by the exons ATGGCCACCTCCAAGGTGAAAGACACACGCAGTGTCCTCGGCGCGAACCCTCAGCACCTGGGGGAGAATATCGTGG AAGATGTTGCAGCTGCCACCCCCGAAGGAGAGCGTGGCCGAGCCCCCGAGCAGGGCCGACTTCACGCGTGCGCGCGTGCTGGGCACTGTGCACCGGGCGACTCCGCCCTGGAGACCGCCAGGGACCTGGAGCCCCGCTGCCCTGGCTGCAGAATCAGGTGCAGGAAGTGGACGGAACGAGAGCGGCCGCGCCACGGGCAGGGCGGTGACAGAGGCGGGGACCTCCCTCTGCCCTGGCTCGGGAAGTGCCGGCCGCAGGGAGCGCGCTGTAGGACCTGGACGACCTGGAGGCCTGCGAGGAGGCGGCgcaggcagaggaaggtgggGCGCGGCGAAGGGCGTCACCAGTGGTCACCTCCAGACACGCTGCAGACCTGGACACGCCCGGGAAGGCCTAGCGGGTCACCTGGAAGATTCCGGAGCCCTTCCCCTAGGGAGAAAGGCGCAGTGCAGGAGCCAGGGCCGCAGAGCAGGTCCGGAGCCCGGCGCAGCTCGGCCTGTCGATCTGCAGGTCGTCGCCGGAGTCGCAGACGTGGGAGCCACGCCACGGCCCCGGAAAGGGCTAAGAGAAGAGACCAGAAGAGCGGGCGAGGAAGGGGAAGGTCACGACACGTTGGTTTCAGCGCAGACAGCCTCCTGTGGACTGAGGGGTCTTCAGGATTGAGATCTGCTCTCCCTTCTTGCGAAATACCCTTCCCCGCAGCTTGGTctcagctagcccaggctgacctggactcacttTGGGGGTCCCAGGCTGCTCTGAAACTCACG